In Oryza brachyantha chromosome 1, ObraRS2, whole genome shotgun sequence, the following are encoded in one genomic region:
- the LOC102699727 gene encoding putative receptor protein kinase ZmPK1 — protein MSKFLYTVSLSYLSVLLCCGASPWQTIGTGTSLQVDRGETLLVSPDTTFSCGFYPSGDDTNAFYFSIWFTHATDRTVVWTADSGLPVNGHGSKISLSHEGNLVLTDVNGTTVWESKTGWGKHTTVSLLNSGNLVIKASDDKIVWQSFDWPTDTLLPSQRLTREKRLVSQSGYHVLYFDNDNVLRLLYNGPDITSIYWPSPDYNAVQNGRTRFNSSKIAVLDDEGRFLSSDGFKMVALDSGLGIQRRITIDYDGNFRMYSLNASNGNWNITGEGVLQICYVHGLCGRNGICEYSPGLRCTCPAGYEMVDPENWSKGCRPTFSISCGKQREDFTFIKIPHGDYYGFDLTSNKSISFEECMLSCKDSCVCLSFTYKSGEGLCYTKDLLYNGQVYPYFPGDNYIKLPKNVASTSLVSKHPDLTCKTNASKVMLASIDAYRKNSDNIMWAYLFIFASIIGAVELVFIMIGWYFLFKMHNIPKSMEEGYKMITSQFRRFTYRELVEATGKFKEELGKGGSGTVYRGVLGDKKVVAVKKLTDVRQGEEEFWAEVTLIGRINHINLVRMWGFCSEGRHRLLVYEYVENESLDKYLFDDSGTRRLLSWSQRFKIALGTARGLAYLHHECLEWVVHCDVKPENILLNRDFEAKIADFGLSKLSKRDSTTFNFTHMRGTMGYMAPEWALNLPINAKVDVYSYGVVLLEIVTGSRVSSGITIDEEDIDLMQFVQKVKQILTSGADLDNIVDNMLKGHFNFDQAKVMVKTAVSCLEERSKRPTMDQIIKDLMVYDDEDYHPAYL, from the coding sequence ATGAGCAAGTTCCTGTATACAGTCTCTCTTTCCTACCTCTCTGTTCTTCTGTGCTGTGGTGCATCCCCATGGCAGACCATAGGCACAGGTACATCTCTCCAAGTAGATCGTGGTGAAACCTTGCTTGTCTCACCAGACACAACCTTCTCCTGCGGCTTCTACCCGTCTGGAGATGACACGAATGCCTTCTACTTCTCCATCTGGTTCACCCATGCCACCGACAGGACTGTGGTCTGGACAGCAGATTCCGGACTTCCGGTGAACGGCCATGGCTCCAAGATATCCTTGAGCCATGAGGGCAACTTGGTCCTTACTGATGTCAATGGCACCACGGTTTGGGAGAGCAAGACTGGCTGGGGCAAGCACACGACGGTGTCTCTGCTCAACAGTGGCAATCTTGTAATCAAGGCCTCCGATGACAAGATCGTGTGGCAGAGCTTCGACTGGCCTACTGACACCCTGCTTCCATCACAGCGTCTCACAAGAGAAAAGAGGTTAGTCTCCCAATCTGGTTACCATGTCCTCTATTTCGACAATGATAATGTCCTCCGGCTACTGTACAATGGACCAGACATCACAAGCATATACTGGCCAAGTCCAGACTACAATGCAGTGCAAAACGGCCGGACTAGGTTCAATAGCAGCAAGATAGCAGTTCTGGATGACGAGGGCAGATTCTTGTCAAGCGATGGGTTCAAAATGGTAGCATTGGATTCAGGTTTAGGGATACAGAGAAGGATCACCATTGATTATGATGGTAACTTCAGAATGTACAGTTTGAATGCATCAAATGGCAACTGGAATATCACAGGGGAGGGTGTATTGCAGATCTGTTATGTGCATGGATTGTGTGGAAGAAATGGAATTTGTGAGTACTCACCAGGTCTCAGATGTACTTGTCCTGCAGGATACGAGATGGTTGATCCTGAGAATTGGAGCAAAGGCTGCAGGCCAACATTCAGCATCAGTTGTGGAAAACAACGCGAGGATTTTACCTTCATCAAGATTCCTCATGGTGATTATTATGGCTTTGATCTGACTTCAAACAAATCAATCTCGTTTGAAGAATGCATGCTGTCTTGCAAGGACAGTTGTGTGTGCTTATCTTTCACCTACAAAAGTGGAGAGGGTCTATGTTACACCAAAGACCTGCTCTACAATGGTCAGGTTTATCCATATTTTCCTGGAGACAACTACATTAAACTTCCTAAGAACGTTGCTTCAACATCTTTGGTCTCCAAACATCCTGATCTTACCTGCAAGACAAATGCTTCCAAAGTTATGCTAGCATCCATAGATGCATACAGAAAAAATTCTGACAACATAATGTGGGCATACTTATTTATCTTTGCTTCTATAATAGGAGCAGTTGAATTGGTTTTTATCATGATAGGGTGGtactttctttttaaaatgCATAACATACCAAAGTCCATGGAGGAAGGTTACAAAATGATAACAAGCCAGTTCAGGAGGTTTACATACCGTGAATTGGTGGAAGCAACAGGAAAATTCAAAGAAGAACTAGGAAAAGGGGGCAGTGGTACAGTTTACAGAGGAGTACTTGGGGACAAGAAGGTGGTGGCAGTTAAGAAACTTACAGATGTTAGACAGGGTGAAGAGGAATTTTGGGCTGAAGTGACTTTAATTGGGAGGATCAATCACATAAATTTGGTCAGAATGTGGGGGTTTTGCTCAGAGGGTCGGCACAGGTTATTAGTCTATGAGTATGTGGAGAATGAGTCATTGGATAAGTACCTTTTTGATGACAGTGGCACCAGAAGATTGCTCTCATGGAGCCAGCGATTCAAGATTGCCTTGGGAACAGCTAGAGGCCTTGCTTACCTCCATCATGAATGTCTTGAATGGGTTGTTCATTGCGATGTTAAGCCAGAAAACATACTGTTGAACCGAGATTTCGAAGCCAAGATAGCAGACTTTGGACTATCCAAACTTTCAAAGAGGGATAGTACTACCTTCAACTTTACTCATATGAGAGGCACAATGGGCTACATGGCACCAGAATGGGCACTGAATTTGCCAATCAATGCAAAGGTCGATGTTTACAGCTATGGAGTTGTGCTTCTGGAGATTGTGACTGGGAGTAGGGTTTCAAGCGGGATAACAATAGATGAAGAAGATATAGACTTGATGCAATTCGTGCAGAAGGTAAAACAGATTCTCACTAGCGGTGCAGACCTCGACAATATAGTGGACAATATGCTGAAAGGCCATTTCAATTTTGATCAAGCAAAAGTGATGGTGAAGACAGCAGTTTCATGTCTTGAAGAAAGGAGCAAGAGGCCAACAATGgatcaaatcataaaagatcTCATGGTATATGACGATGAAGATTATCACCCAGCATACCTTTGA
- the LOC102700002 gene encoding putative receptor protein kinase ZmPK1, which produces MKRKTMAALLYLTIISSLSFKLCSSASPWRTMTTGSQIRAEDHDKIFLLSPDTTFSCGFYQIGTNAFTFSIWYTNTTRKTVVWTANPYSPADGYSPVNLYGSRVYLGHDGNLVLADTNGTTVWESKTSSGKHTAVTLLDTGNLVIKDSSNNTVWQSFHSPTDTLLPWQNLTKDIRLVSRYHHLYFDNDNVLRLLYDGPEITSIYWPSPDYKAEENGRSRFNSTRVAFLDDKGNFVSSDGFKIEATDSGPGIKRRITIDYDGNFRMYSLNESTGNWTVTGQAVIQMCYVHGLCGKNGICDYSGGLSCRCPPEYVMVDPTDWNKGCKPTFTIDSKIPREDFVFVKQPHADFYGFDLGSNKSISFEACQTICSNSSSCLSFTYKGGGGSCYTKGLLYNGQVYPYFPGDNYMKVPKNSTTSTPSITKQQILTCNPIAPEIMLGSANMYGTKKDNIKWVYFYVFAAILGGLESLVIVTGWYLFFKKHNVSKSMEDGYKMITNQFRRFTYRELREATGKFKEELGRGGAGIVYRGVLEDKKIVAVKKLTDVRQGEEEFWAEVTLIGRINHINLVRMWGFCSGGTNRLLVYEYVENESLDKYLFGERCHESLLAWSQRYRIALGTARGLAYLHHECLEWVVHCDVKPENILLTRDYDAKIADFGLAKLAKRDSTSFNFTHMRGTMGYMAPEWALNLPINAKVDVYSYGVVLLEIVTGIRVSNGIVVDERQVEFPEFVQEAKKILATGNVTDLVDDKLHGHFDPEQALTMVKVAVSCLEERSKRPTMDEILKTLMLCDDEDDYHPAYSY; this is translated from the coding sequence ATGAAAAGGAAGACAATGGCAGCGCTGCTCTATCTAACCATTATCTCATCACTTTCTTTCAAGCTCTGCTCTTCTGCTTCCCCATGGCGGACCATGACAACAGGCTCACAGATCAGAGCTGAGGACCATGACAAGATCTTCCTCCTGTCACCAGATACCACCTTCTCTTGTGGTTTCTATCAGATTGGCACAAATGCTTTCACCTTCTCCATCTGGTACACCAACACCACCAGGAAAACCGTCGTGTGGACGGCGAATCCCTACTCACCAGCGGATGGCTACTCCCCGGTGAACCTTTACGGCTCCAGGGTATATCTAGGCCACGACGGCAACCTGGTGCTTGCAGATACCAATGGCACGACAGTGTGGGAAAGCAAAACATCTTCAGGCAAGCACACAGCAGTTACCCTTCTTGACACTGGCAATCTTGTAATCAAGGATTCCAGCAACAATACTGTGTGGCAGAGCTTCCACTCACCAACTGACACCTTGCTCCCATGGCAGAACCTGACCAAAGACATAAGGTTAGTCTCTCGTTATCATCACCTCTACTTCGATAACGATAATGTCCTGCGTCTATTGTACGACGGCCCAGAGATTACAAGCATCTATTGGCCAAGTCCAGATTATAAGGCCGAAGAAAACGGCCGTTCTAGATTTAACAGCACCAGGGTAGCATTTCTTGATGACAAGGGTAATTTTGTGTCAAGTGATGGATTCAAGATAGAGGCTACAGATTCAGGTCCTGGGATCAAGAGAAGGATTACAATTGATTATGATGGGAATTTCAGAATGTACAGCTTGAATGAATCAACAGGCAACTGGACCGTCACAGGGCAGGCCGTGATACAGATGTGTTATGTGCATGGGCTATGCGGCAAGAATGGGATATGTGACTACTCAGGAGGTCTAAGTTGTAGATGTCCTCCAGAATATGTAATGGTTGATCCAACAGATTGGAACAAAGGATGCAAACCAACGTTTACAATAGATAGCAAAATACCACGTGAGGATTTTGTGTTCGTCAAACAGCCTCATGCAGACTTCTATGGCTTTGATCTGGGATCAAATAAATCCATATCATTTGAAGCATGTCAGACCATTTGCTCTAACAGCAGTTCCTGCTTATCATTCACATACAAGGGTGGGGGTGGATCATGTTACACTAAAGGCTTACTCTACAATGGTCAGGTGTACCCATATTTCCCTGGAGATAACTATATGAAAGTGCCCAAGAATTCAACCACCTCAACACCATCAATCACCAAACAACAAATCCTCACCTGCAACCCCATTGCCCCTGAGATCATGCTAGGGTCAGCAAATATGTATGGAACAAAGAAGGACAATATAAAATGGGTATACTTCTATGTTTTTGCTGCGATATTGGGAGGTCTAGAGTCACTTGTAATAGTGACAGGCTGGTACCTTTTTTTCAAGAAGCATAATGTATCCAAGTCAATGGAGGATGGATACAAGATGATAACAAACCAGTTCAGGCGATTTACATACCGAGAATTGAGGGAAGCAACTGGAAAGTTCAAAGAAGAGCTTGGTCGGGGTGGCGCTGGAATTGTTTATAGAGGAGTCCTTGAAGATAAGAAAATAGTGGCAGTAAAGAAGCTTACAGATGTTCggcaaggagaggaggaatTCTGGGCAGAAGTGACTCTGATTGGGAGGATAAATCACATAAATTTGGTAAGAATGTGGGGATTTTGCTCAGGAGGGACAAACAGGTTACTGGTATACGAGTATGTAGAGAACGAGTCACTAGACAAGTACCTGTTTGGTGAGAGATGCCATGAAAGCCTGCTAGCTTGGAGCCAAAGGTACAGGATTGCCCTGGGCACAGCAAGGGGTCTTGCTTATCTCCATCACGAATGCCTTGAGTGGGTCGTGCATTGTGATGTGAAACCAGAAAATATACTCCTAACTCGAGATTATGATGCCAAAATAGCAGACTTTGGATTAGCCAAACTTGCAAAGCGAGATAGCACTAGTTTCAATTTCACCCATATGAGAGGCACAATGGGCTACATGGCACCAGAATGGGCATTGAATTTGCCGATAAATGCTAAGGTCGATGTCTACAGCTATGGAGTAGTACTTCTTGAAATTGTGACAGGAATCAGGGTTTCAAACGGCATAGTGGTAGATGAAAGACAAGTGGAGTTTCCAGAGTTTGTCCAGGAAGCCAAAAAGATCCTGGCTACTGGGAATGTCACTGATTTAGTGGATGACAAACTGCATGGACACTTTGATCCAGAACAAGCACTTACGATGGTGAAGGTAGCAGTTTCATGCCTGGAAGAAAGAAGCAAGAGGCCAACAATGGATGAAATTCTGAAGACTCTAATGTTATGTGATGATGAAGATGACTACCATCCTGCCTATTCATATTAA
- the LOC102700282 gene encoding putative receptor protein kinase ZmPK1, whose translation MAKLLCLVILPLITILPCSYALPQLTLRTGSSLSVEEHEQTFLTSRNGDFSCGFYEIGGNVFSFSIWFTNSKEKTVVWSANAKSPVNGHGSKVTLSREGNLVLTDVNGTVNWEGRTSSGKGTAAVLLDTGNLVIRDSTGAKLWQSFWEPTDTLLPLQPLTKGIRLVSGYYNLYFDNDNVLRLMYDGPEISSIYWPSAEYKSFDVGRTSYNSSRNAVLDTEGYFLSSDLLSIKASDWGAGIKRRLTLGYDGNLRMYSLNESDGSWIVSWQAIAKMCDVHGLCGKNGICEFLPSFRCSCPPGYTMRDPTNWGRGCQPLFSKNCSKEEEFVFVKLAQTDFYGFDLTYNQSVSLQECKKTCLDICSCSALTYKTGSGLCYTKAVLFNGFSSPNFPGDNYIKVPKNMVAKQSSLSCNRSAEIVLGPASMYGMSGTNKNYTTYYVFAAVLGALVLIFTGTSWWFLYSRNNIPKSMEAGYRMVTSQFRMFMYRELREATGKFKEEIGRGASSIVYRGVLEDKRVIAVKRLANISHSEEEFWVEMSIIGRINHMNLVRMWGFCSEGQHKLLVYEYVENESLDKYLFGNVSAERLLAWSQRFKIALGTARGLAYLHHECLEWVVHCDIKPENILLTRDFEAKIADFGLAKLSQRDSTSLNFTHMRGTMGYMAPEWALNSPINAKVDVYSYGIVLLEIVTGSRISSGIKVDGKDVELREFVQAVRHILASGDIKDIIDSRLNGHFNPEQAKVMVEVAISCLEERSIRPTMNEIAKAFLSCDDQDDHPAYSW comes from the coding sequence atggCAAAATTACTCTGTCTAGTCATTCTTCCCTTGATCACTATTCTGCCATGCTCATATGCTTTGCCGCAGTTGACGCTCAGGACCGGCTCATCCTTGTCTGTCGAAGAGCATGAGCAAACCTTCCTCACCTCACGAAATGGCGATTTCTCCTGTGGCTTCTACGAAATTGGAGGGAAcgtcttctccttctccatcTGGTTCACCAACAGCAAGGAGAAGACCGTCGTGTGGTCTGCGAACGCCAAGTCTCCGGTGAATGGCCATGGCTCCAAGGTGACACTGAGCCGTGAAGGTAACCTGGTCCTCACTGACGTCAATGGCACCGTGAATTGGGAGGGCAGGACGAGCTCCGGCAAGGGCACAGCAGCTGTGCTGCTTGATACCGGCAATCTCGTCATCAGAGATTCCACTGGAGCGAAGCTGTGGCAGAGCTTCTGGGAGCCTACGGATACCTTGCTTCCATTGCAGCCTCTCACCAAAGGTATAAGACTGGTCTCCGGTTATTACAACCTCTATTTTGACAATGACAATGTGCTACGCCTCATGTATGATGGGCCAGAGATATCCAGCATCTATTGGCCAAGTGCAGAATACAAATCGTTCGACGTAGGGAGGACTAGCTACAATAGCTCCAGGAATGCAGTCCTTGACACCGAAGGTTATTTCCTCTCAAGTGATCTGTTGAGCATCAAAGCTTCTGATTGGGGTGCTGGAATAAAGAGAAGGCTGACACTTGGTTATGATGGGAATCTCAGGATGTACAGTCTGAATGAGTCGGATGGGAGCTGGATTGTCTCGTGGCAGGCCATAGCAAAAATGTGCGATGTGCATGGGCTATGTGGAAAGAATGGTATATGTGAGTTCTTGCCAAGCTTCAGGTGTTCTTGTCCTCCAGGATACACGATGAGAGATCCAACGAACTGGGGCAGAGGTTGCCAGCCACTATTCAGTAAGAACTGTAGCAAAGAAGAAGAATTTGTGTTTGTCAAGCTCGCTCAGACTGACTTTTATGGATTCGATCTGACCTACAATCAATCCGTTTCACTTCAAGAATGTAAGAAGACTTGCCTGGACATCTGCTCCTGCTCAGCTCTTACATACAAGACAGGATCTGGACTTTGTTACACCAAAGCCGTACTCTTCAATGGCTTCAGCTCCCCAAATTTTCCAGGTGATAATTACATCAAAGTGCCCAAGAATATGGTTGCCAAACAGTCCAGTCTCTCATGCAACCGAAGCGCAGAAATTGTACTAGGACCTGCAAGTATGTATGGAATGAGtggtacaaataaaaattatacaaccTATTATGTGTTTGCAGCAGTATTGGGAGCTCTAGTGCTAATCTTCACAGGCACAAGCTGGTGGTTTCTTTACAGCAGGAACAACATACCCAAGTCAATGGAGGCAGGCTACAGGATGGTAACAAGCCAATTCAGGATGTTCATGTACCGAGAATTAAGGGAAGCAACTGGAAAGTTCAAGGAAGAGATTGGAAGAGGAGCCTCCAGTATTGTTTACAGAGGAGTACTAGAAGATAAGAGAGTGATAGCAGTGAAGAGGCTAGCAAATATTTCACACAGTGAGGAGGAATTCTGGGTTGAAATGAGTATAATTGGAAGGATCAATCACATGAACTTAGTAAGGATGTGGGGTTTTTGCTCTGAGGGTCAACACAAGCTACTAGTGTATGAGTATGTGGAGAACGAATCACTAGACAAGTATCTATTTGGTAATGTAAGTGCTGAGAGGCTGCTAGCATGGAGCCAGCGATTCAAAATAGCTTTGGGAACAGCAAGAGGTTTGGCCTATCTCCATCATGAGTGCCTTGAGTGGGTAGTCCATTGTGACATAAAACCAGAAAACATACTCCTGACCCGAGATTTTGAAGCAAAGATAGCTGACTTTGGACTGGCCAAACTCTCACAGAGAGACAGCACCAGTTTAAATTTCACACATATGAGGGGTACAATGGGCTACATGGCACCAGAATGGGCGTTGAACTCACCAATCAATGCAAAGGTCGATGTCTACAGTTATGGCATTGTTCTTCTTGAGATTGTTACTGGAAGTAGGATATCAAGTGGGATAAAAGTGGATGGGAAGGATGTGGAACTCAGAGAGTTTGTGCAGGCAGTGAGACATATTCTGGCTAGTGGGGATATCAAGGATATAATTGATAGTAGACTGAATGGGCATTTCAATCCTGAACAAGCAAAGGTAATGGTGGAAGTTGCTATATCTTGTCTTGAAGAAAGAAGCATCAGGCCTACAATGAATGAAATTGCAAAAGCCTTCCTTTCATGTGATGACCAAGACGATCACCCAGCCTACTCATGGTGA
- the LOC102700569 gene encoding putative receptor protein kinase ZmPK1, translated as MSMAQHTLGTGSSLSVEDRARPFLVSPDGTFSCGFLQVGDNAFSFSVWYNAAKNGTVVWTANRDAPVNGRGSKVSFGRDGELALADTNGTTVWTGKTSGGKRGLTVSLRDTGNLVIEDPSDGSAVWQSFDWPTDTLLPSQRFNKQTKLVAGYYSLYFDNDNVLRMLYDGPEIASIYWPFPGASVFDNGRTNYNSSRIAILDDAGVFQSSDQLKAEATDLGLGIKRRLTIEQDGNVRMYSLNASTGGWAVTWSALKQPCQAHGLCGRNGICEYQPKLRCSCPPGYVMADRRDWRRGCTPTFPVGNCSHGSSPALAPAGFKFIKLAHTDFYGFDLGYTESITYKQCRDQCLNMCLCTAFSYRLDGRGRCYPKGTLFNGFRSANFAGNIYLKVPLGFNASAQSAGGLSCGANVTVVPVSADVYGMAQGNSGQWTYFFVFAGVLGVLDILFIATGWWFLSSKQSIHGSLEAGYSMVMTSQFRRFTYRELKAATANFKEELGRGGSGVVYRGVLDGGKVVAVKRLAVDVTMHGDEELWAEMTVLGRINHMNLVRIWGFCSERKHKLLVYEYVENQSLDRHLFDAADGKQTTLSWSDRYKIVLGTARGLAYLHHECLEWVIHCDMKPENILLTREFDAKIADFGLAKLSKRDGGGSGVEFTHMRGTSGYMAPEWALNVPINAKVDVYSFGIVLLEIVVGSRVADQRTEAGEQLQLPQIVQALRHVVDSGDVMSLVDARLQGQFNPRQAMEMVRISLACLEERSSRPTMDDIAKSLTAFDDEDEHPAYH; from the coding sequence ATGTCGATGGCGCAGCACACGCTGGGCACCGGCTCGTCCCTGTCGGTGGAAGACCGGGCGCGGCCGTTCCTGGTGTCGCCGGACGGCACCTTCTCCTGCGGCTTCCTCCAGGTCGGCGACAacgccttctccttctccgtcTGGTACAACGCCGCCAAGAACGGTACCGTTGTCTGGACTGCCAACCGCGACGCCCCTGTGAACGGCAGGGGCTCCAAGGTCTCGTTTggccgcgacggcgagctgGCCCTCGCCGACACCAACGGGACCACGGTTTGGACGGGCAAGACGAGCGGCGGGAAAAGGGGCCTGACCGTCTCCCTCCGCGACACCGGAAACCTCGTCATCGAGGACCCGTCGGATGGCAGCGCCGTGTGGCAGAGCTTCGACTGGCCGACGGACACGCTGCTGCCGTCGCAGCGGTTCAACAAGCAGACGAAGCTCGTCGCCGGCTACTACAGCCTCTACTTCGACAACGACAACGTGCTGCGCATGCTCTACGACGGCCCGGAGATCGCCAGCATCTACTGGCCGTTTCCGGGGGCGAGCGTGTTTGACAACGGCCGGACAAACTACAACAGCTCGAGGATCGCCATCCTCGACGACGCTGGCGTGTTCCAGTCCTCCGACCAGCTGAAAGCCGAGGCCACCGACCTAGGCCTCGGCATCAAGAGGCGGCTAACCATCGAACAGGACGGCAACGTGAGAATGTACAGCCTGAACGCGTCGACCGGAGGCTGGGCGGTGACATGGTCGGCGCTCAAGCAGCCATGCCAAGCTCACGGGCTGTGCGGCAGGAACGGCATCTGCGAGTACCAGCCAAAACTCCGGTGCTCGTGCCCTCCTGGGTACGTGATGGCCGACCGCCGGGACTGGAGGAGAGGATGCACACCGACATTCCCAGTCGGCAACTGCAGCCATGGTTCCTCACCGGCACTGGCGCCGGCTGGGTTCAAGTTCATCAAGTTGGCCCACACTGATTTCTACGGCTTCGACCTGGGGTATACCGAGTCCATCACGTACAAGCAATGCAGGGACCAGTGCCTGAACATGTGCCTGTGCACCGCCTTCTCGTACAGGTTGGATGGCAGGGGAAGATGCTACCCGAAAGGCACGCTGTTCAACGGCTTCAGGTCGGCGAATTTCGCCGGTAACATCTACCTCAAGGTGCCCCTCGGCTTCAACGCCTCGGCGCAGAGCGCCGGAGGCCTCTCCTGCGGTGCCAACGTCACCGTCGTGCCCGTGTCCGCTGACGTGTACGGGATGGCGCAAGGAAACAGCGGGCAGTGGACCTACTTCTTCGTCTTCGCCGGCGTGCTCGGAGTCCTGGACATCCTGTTCATCGCGACGGGCTGGTGGTTCCTCTCCAGCAAGCAGAGCATCCACGGCTCGCTGGAGGCAGGGTACAGCATGGTGATGACGAGCCAGTTCAGGCGATTCACGTACCGGGAGCTCAAGGCCGCGACCGCCAACTTCAAGGAAGAgctcggccgcggcggctccggcgtcGTGTACCGCGGCGTGCTCGACGGCGGTAAGGTGGTGGCAGTAAAAAGGCTGGCGGTCGACGTGACGATGCATGGGGACGAGGAGTTATGGGCGGAGATGACGGTGCTCGGGCGGATCAACCATATGAACCTTGTCAGGATCTGGGGCTTTTGCTCCGAGCGCAAGCACAAGCTGCTGGTGTACGAGTACGTGGAGAACCAGTCGCTGGACCGGCACCTGTTCGACGCGGCCGACGGCAAGCAGACCACGCTGTCATGGAGCGATCGATACAAGATCGTGCTGGGCACGGCGAGGGGCCTAGCCTACCTCCACCACGAGTGCCTCGAGTGGGTCATCCACTGCGACATGAAGCCGGAGAACATCCTCCTGACACGGGAGTTCGACGCCAAGATCGCCGACTTCGGGCTGGCCAAGCTGTCCAAGCGGGACGGCGGTGGCTCCGGCGTGGAGTTCACTCACATGAGGGGGACGTCAGGGTACATGGCGCCGGAGTGGGCGCTGAACGTGCCGATCAACGCCAAGGTGgacgtgtacagcttcggCATTGTGCTCCTGGAGATCGTGGTGGGGAGCAGGGTCGCGGACCAGAggacggaggccggcgagcagctgcagctgccgcAGATCGTGCAGGCGTTGAGGCATGTGGTTGACAGCGGCGACGTGATGTCCCTGGTGGATGCCAGGCTGCAGGGGCAGTTCAACCCTCGGCAGGCGATGGAAATGGTGAGGATTTCTCTGGCGTGTTTGGAGGAGAGAAGCAGCAGGCCGACCATGGACGACATTGCCAAGTCCCTCACAGCGTTCGATGACGAGGACGAACACCCCGCCTACCACTGA